In Mytilus edulis chromosome 7, xbMytEdul2.2, whole genome shotgun sequence, a single genomic region encodes these proteins:
- the LOC139483134 gene encoding glutamate receptor U1-like, producing MDIPVVTLISVVTHLNWTSVCIIFDQETEHEAVQLHESLSKIGTFNVIYRMEEVTSSQIDRLANTSFHDAPDIITFVVLCRWEISQQFLKQPFDFGRKNVWRNSLLQYSRWLVGIFHTSTDVTSWTVNTSIEFDNVALMHYNVSTGDVQNQKYTQCMDNNCLSIETMLWSDDRRRKFTTVGYVYFNGSLRLENVIFPNIRFGFNQRKFLTSLLPWKPYVEIDEVTQEYKGMTIELLKELSHRLNFTYELIHPPDGKWGVASNDNIWNGMLGQLQRREVDLVAAPLIIDAHRETVADFTQPYFHEKSGIIIKKPVQSHSTKLVDPLNPMVYLCVGISLPVITLLLFLFEKYNPFYRQVPGRMKIRGLHHFSDSFWYLYGALLCQGGEHVAASSAGRTLLSCWWIFCIVIVTTYSGNFVAFLTVTKEILPFNDVEGLVAQKTYKWGTAGATVFETILKNSELPERRKLWNGIYKFNKSDPSVLSSDPAEQIRKVRGGNYAFIGERTYLDMAIGQSCDMSVISTEDFHPLLIALPLPNNSPFLKVFSNEIVAIIETGLIQTWMLKTWPKPENCDTSITDAKSISVSDFQFAFYLTGIGVMLAVLSLIYEYIERRCYHWVVTRRQNEQKKITVFTEI from the exons ATGGATATACCGGTAGTGACATTAATTTCTGTAGTTACTCATCTAAACTGGACATCTGTGTGTATTATTTTTGACCAGGAAACAG aacacGAAGCAGTACAGTTGCATGAAAGTTTGTCAAAAATTGGAACCTTTAATGTCATTTATCGTATGGAAGAAGTGACGTCATCACAAATTGATCGTTTAGCAAACACTTCATTTCATGATGCCCCCGACATAATCACATTTGTAGTTCTTTGCCGATGGGAAATCAGtcaacaatttttaaaacag ccatttGATTTTGGTCGCAAAAATGTCTGGAGAAATTCCTTGCTACAGTATTCAAGATGGTTAGTTGGTATTTTCCATACTTCGACTGATGTGACATCCTGGACAGTTAATACTTCTATTGAGTTTGACAATGTAGCCTTAATGCATTATAACGTATCTACTGGGGATGTCCAAAACCAGAAATATACA CAATGCATGGATAACAATTGTCTGTCTATTGAAACTATGCTGTGGAGTGATGACAGAAGACGTAAATTTACAACTGTAGGATATGTGTATTTCAATGGAAGTCTTCGCCTAGAGAACGTTATATTTCCAAACATAAGATTTGGATTTAATCAGAGGAAATTTTTGACCAGTTTATTGCCA TGGAAGCCATATGTTGAGATCGACGAAGTTACACAAGAGTATAAAGGAATGACAATTGAACTACTTAAAGAACTATCACACAGACTTAATTTCAC ATATGAACTAATACACCCACCAGATGGAAAATGGGGAGTGGCATCGAACGATAACATTTGGAATGGTATGTTAGGACAGTTGCAACGAAGA GAAGTAGATTTGGTTGCAGCGCCACTTATCATAGATGCACACAGAGAAACTGTAGCAGATTTTACTCAGCCATATTTTCACGAAAAATCAGGAATTATCATAAAGAAACCAGTTCAATCACATTCTACAAAATTAGTTGACCCATTGAATCCAATGGTTTATCTCTGTGTTGGAATTTCTCTGCCAGTAATAACATTGCTTCTGTTCCTTTTTGAAAAGTATAATCCGTTTTACAGACAAGTACCAGGTAGAATGAAGATCAGGGGACTGCACCATTTCTCTGATTCGTTCTGGTACCTCTATGGAGCATTACTTTGCCAAG GAGGAGAGCATGTGGCAGCGTCGTCAGCAGGAAGGACACTTCTTAGTTGTTGGTGGATATTCTGCATTGTTATAGTGACCACTTACAGTGGTAATTTTGTGGCTTTCCTGACCGTCACAAAGGAAATATTGCCTTTCAATGACGTAGAAGGACTTGTTGCTCAAAAAACTTATAAATGGGGTACAGCTGGTGCAACAGTATTTGAAACAATTTTGAAG aattcaGAGCTGCCAGAACGAAGAAAGTTATGGAATggtatatataaatttaataagAGTGACCCATCAGTATTAAGTAGTGATCCTGCTGAACAGATACGTAAAGTTAGAGGTGGTAACTATGCATTTATTGGAGAACGGACATACCTAGATATGGCTATAGGACAAAGTTGTGACATGTCGGTAATATCAACTGAGGATTTCCATCCACTTCTAATAGCTCTTCCTTTGCCGAACAATTCTCCATTTTTGAAAGTGTTTTCCAATGA GATCGTTGCAATCATTGAAACTGGATTGATTCAGACTTGGATGTTGAAAACATGGCCAAAGCCAGAAAATTGTGATACATCAATTACAGACGCAAAATCCATTAGTGTTTCGGATTTTCAATTTGCGTTCTATTTAACCGGTATTGGAGTGATGTTAGCTGTTTTATCGTTAATTTATGAATACATAGAACGCAGATGTTACCATTGGGTAGTTACCAGAAGACAAAACGAGCAGAAGAAAATAACAGTATTTACAGAAATCTAA